In the genome of Acidobacteriota bacterium, one region contains:
- a CDS encoding NAD(P)-dependent oxidoreductase, with the protein MRVSAKTGKELVLPNSVVTPGVAAGRLPARTYDENFADLRPPLTAHEASVAADRCYFCHDAPCVTACPTGIDVALFVRQISTGTARAAAKTIFDRNILGGMCARACPTETLCEQACVREASEGKPVEIGRLQRFATDALMARDGHPYERTAPTGKRIAVVGAGPAGLACAHRLAMKGHDVILFDARPKAGGLNEYGIASYKTVDRFAEREVEWLLGIGGITVELGRRLGGDLTLDGLVREHDAVFLGLGLGGVNALGVDEEATENVRDAIDFIAELRQVEDLSTLPVGRRVVVIGGGMTAVDAAVQSKLLGAEDVAMVYRRGRERMNASGFELDHAASNGVRIITDARPLRVLGSGAVREVEFAYTEDGPDGLRDTGETFRLRADQVFKAIGQKLEAAPGGLAIEGRRIRVTGPGRTSRQGVWAGGDCVADGDDLVVTAVAQGRDAAEDIHATLTG; encoded by the coding sequence ATGCGTGTGTCCGCGAAGACGGGGAAGGAGCTGGTGTTGCCGAATTCGGTTGTCACACCGGGCGTCGCGGCCGGCCGTCTGCCGGCCCGCACCTACGACGAGAACTTCGCCGACCTGCGGCCGCCGCTCACCGCCCACGAGGCGTCCGTGGCCGCGGACCGCTGCTACTTCTGCCACGACGCGCCCTGCGTGACGGCCTGTCCGACCGGCATCGACGTCGCCCTCTTCGTGCGCCAGATCTCGACGGGAACGGCGCGGGCGGCGGCGAAGACCATCTTCGACCGCAACATCCTGGGCGGGATGTGCGCGCGGGCCTGTCCCACCGAGACGCTGTGCGAGCAGGCGTGCGTTCGGGAGGCGTCCGAGGGCAAGCCGGTGGAGATCGGGCGGCTGCAGCGCTTCGCCACCGACGCCCTGATGGCGCGCGACGGGCATCCCTACGAGCGCACCGCCCCCACCGGCAAGCGCATCGCCGTCGTGGGAGCCGGGCCCGCGGGGCTGGCCTGCGCCCATCGGCTGGCCATGAAAGGGCACGACGTCATCCTCTTCGACGCGCGTCCCAAGGCGGGGGGCCTCAACGAGTACGGCATCGCCAGCTACAAGACCGTCGACCGCTTCGCGGAGCGGGAGGTCGAGTGGCTGCTCGGCATCGGCGGCATCACGGTGGAGCTGGGGCGGCGGCTGGGCGGCGACCTGACGCTGGACGGGCTCGTGCGCGAGCACGACGCGGTCTTCCTGGGCCTCGGGCTCGGCGGCGTCAACGCGCTGGGGGTCGACGAAGAGGCGACGGAGAACGTGCGCGACGCCATCGACTTCATCGCCGAGCTGCGCCAGGTCGAGGACCTGTCGACGCTGCCGGTGGGCCGACGCGTGGTCGTCATCGGGGGCGGCATGACCGCGGTGGACGCCGCCGTGCAGTCGAAGCTGCTGGGCGCCGAGGACGTGGCGATGGTCTACCGGCGCGGGCGCGAGCGGATGAACGCCTCGGGCTTCGAGCTCGATCATGCCGCCTCGAACGGGGTGCGGATCATCACCGACGCCCGGCCCCTGCGGGTGCTGGGCAGCGGCGCCGTCCGCGAGGTGGAGTTCGCGTACACGGAGGACGGGCCCGACGGCCTGCGGGACACGGGCGAGACGTTCCGGCTGCGGGCCGACCAGGTGTTCAAGGCGATAGGACAGAAGCTGGAAGCGGCCCCGGGCGGGCTGGCGATCGAGGGCCGCCGGATCCGGGTGACCGGCCCGGGACGGACGAGCCGCCAGGGCGTGTGGGCCGGTGGCGACTGCGTGGCGGACGGCGACGACCTGGTCGTGACCGCGGTGGCCCAGGGCCGCGACGCGGCCGAGGACATACACGCCACCCTCACAGGCTGA
- a CDS encoding NAD-dependent dihydropyrimidine dehydrogenase subunit PreA (NADH-dependent; catalyzes the conversion of pyrimidines to 5,6-dihydro compounds in pyrimidine degradation) — MATLASEFLGIQSPNPFWLASGPPTDKEYNVRRAFEAGWGGVVWK, encoded by the coding sequence ATGGCGACGCTGGCATCCGAGTTTCTCGGCATCCAATCCCCCAACCCGTTCTGGCTGGCCTCGGGGCCGCCGACCGACAAGGAGTACAACGTCCGCCGGGCGTTCGAGGCGGGCTGGGGCGGGGTGGTCTGGAAG